In Capsicum annuum cultivar UCD-10X-F1 chromosome 11, UCD10Xv1.1, whole genome shotgun sequence, one genomic interval encodes:
- the LOC107847385 gene encoding protein DETOXIFICATION 12: MENIEEGLLLKERELVVELRWGVIWEEVKEIGYLAGPMIVVTLSQYLLQTISLMMVGHLSELSLSSTAIAVSIAGVTGFSFLLGLASALETLCGQAFGAKQYQRLGTQTYTGVFSLLLVCIPLAVLWMYVGKLLTYIGQDPQISHEAGKFIKWLIPALFAYATLQPLIRYFLMQSMIVPMLVSSCITICFHIPLSWVLVFSSGLANIGAAVAIGISMWLNVIILASYMRWSPACAKTRAPLSWETVEGMKEFFQLAIPSAIMICLEWWSFELLILLSGLLPNPQLETSVLSVCLNTISTFYAIPFGLAGAVSTRVSNQLGAGNPQGARVSAVSVMLVAATETILVSTSLFACRNIFGYVFSNEKEVVDYVANMAPLLCLSVLTDSFQGTLSGVARGCGWQHIGAYVNLASFYLCGIPIAASLAFWLHLRGEGLWIGILCGAVMQTILLSVITCCTNWKKQAAMARERLHADENSSTDNTLM; encoded by the exons ATGGAGAATATTGAAGAAGgattgttgttgaaagaaagAGAGTTAGTAGTTGAATTGAGATGGGGAGTAATATGGGAGGAAGTGAAGGAGATTGGTTACTTGGCTGGTCCAATGATAGTTGTGACACTTTCACAGTATTTGTTGCAAACAATATCATTGATGATGGTTGGTCATTTAAGTGAACTTTCTCTATCAAGTACTGCCATTGCTGTTTCTATTGCTGGTGTCACTGGCTTCAGCTTTCTT TTGGGATTGGCCAGTGCACTAGAAACTCTATGTGGACAAGCTTTCGGAGCCAAGCAATATCAAAGACTTGGTACTCAAACATACACGGGCGTGTTCTCTCTCTTGCTTGTTTGCATTCCCCTCGCAGTTCTATGGATGTACGTGGGAAAATTGCTTACTTACATCGGGCAAGATCCTCAGATTTCTCATGAAGCCGGAAAGTTCATTAAGTGGCTGATTCCTGCTCTCTTTGCTTACGCGACTCTTCAGCCACTTATTCGGTACTTTCTAATGCAAAGTATGATTGTTCCAATGCTCGTAAGCTCTTGCATTACGATATGCTTCCACATACCTCTGTCTTGGGTGCTAGTGTTTAGCTCTGGCTTAGCTAATATCGGCGCAGCAGTGGCTATTGGTATATCGATGTGGTTGAATGTCATAATCCTTGCTTCGTACATGAGGTGGTCTCCTGCTTGCGCAAAAACTCGCGCACCACTGTCATGGGAGACCGTCGAAGGAATGAAAGAGTTCTTTCAGTTGGCTATCCCTTCTGCTATCATGATTTG TCTTGAGTGGTGGTCGTTTGAGCTGCTCATCTTACTATCTGGACTATTGCCGAATCCCCAGCTTGAAACTTCAGTACTGTCTGTATG CCTGAATACTATTTCTACTTTTTATGCAATTCCATTTGGTCTCGCTGGTGCTGTAAG CACTCGAGTTTCTAATCAATTAGGAGCTGGAAATCCTCAAGGAGCTCGTGTATCTGCTGTTTCCGTAATGCTAGTTGCAGCAACAGAGACAATACTAGTAAGCACAAGTTTATTTGCTTGTCGAAACATTTTTGGCTACGTTTTCAGCAACGAGAAGGAAGTTGTGGACTACGTCGCAAACATGGCTCCCCTTCTATGTCTATCGGTCTTAACCGACAGCTTTCAAGGAACCCTTTCAG GTGTCGCGAGGGGATGTGGTTGGCAGCATATCGGAGCCTATGTCAATCTTGCTTCATTTTATCTCTGCGGAATTCCTATCGCTGCTTCATTAGCTTTTTGGCTCCACCTTCGCGGAGAAGGCCTGTGGATCGGGATACTTTGTGGTGCAGTTATGCAAACTATTCTACTCAGTGTGATAACATGCTGCACAAATTGGAAAAAACAAGCTGCAATG